The Candidatus Omnitrophota bacterium genome has a segment encoding these proteins:
- a CDS encoding 50S ribosomal protein L9, which produces MKVVLTETVENLGEAGEVAVVKDGYARNFLIPRGWALKATEGNIRVAERRRKKVLNARQKELEAAQKLADELANASCTIKTNCGEDDKLYGSVTAADIAEAYAEQGISLDRRKIELEDPIKALGVYQVPVKLHPEVTATLKVWVVRV; this is translated from the coding sequence ATGAAAGTTGTACTGACTGAGACTGTAGAAAACCTCGGTGAGGCAGGTGAGGTTGCAGTTGTCAAGGACGGGTATGCGCGTAACTTTCTGATTCCCCGTGGATGGGCCCTTAAGGCCACCGAAGGGAATATCCGGGTTGCGGAGCGCCGCCGCAAGAAAGTTTTGAACGCACGGCAGAAGGAACTTGAGGCGGCGCAGAAGCTGGCTGATGAATTGGCCAATGCTTCTTGCACGATCAAAACCAACTGCGGTGAGGACGACAAGCTTTATGGATCCGTGACTGCGGCCGATATTGCTGAGGCGTATGCGGAGCAAGGAATTTCTTTGGATCGGCGCAAGATTGAACTGGAAGATCCAATCAAGGCCTTGGGTGTGTATCAGGTTCCCGTGAAATTACATCCCGAAGTGACTGCAACCCTCAAAGTCTGGGTTGTGAGAGTTTAA
- a CDS encoding single-stranded DNA-binding protein has product MANLNRVFLIGNLTRDPELRYVSSGTAVATFGMAINRPYTTQSGEKREDTCFVRIVVWGRQAETCSQYLNKGSLVFVEGRLVYRTWESEGQKRSALEVRADRVQFLGRTGGREDGSGSDSAGADYSHAPVETEASYSEAPDDGWKSGGDDVPF; this is encoded by the coding sequence GTGGCCAATCTGAATCGTGTCTTCCTGATCGGCAATCTCACGCGTGATCCTGAGTTGAGATATGTCAGCAGCGGTACGGCCGTGGCGACTTTCGGCATGGCGATTAACCGGCCTTATACCACTCAATCCGGCGAGAAACGCGAGGATACGTGCTTTGTGCGTATCGTTGTGTGGGGGAGGCAGGCCGAGACGTGCAGCCAGTATTTGAACAAGGGTAGCTTGGTTTTTGTAGAAGGAAGGCTTGTTTACCGCACTTGGGAGAGCGAGGGACAAAAACGCTCGGCTCTGGAAGTGCGCGCCGACCGGGTCCAATTCCTTGGGCGCACCGGAGGGCGGGAGGACGGCTCCGGCTCTGATAGCGCCGGCGCTGATTACTCACACGCCCCTGTTGAAACTGAGGCGAGCTATTCCGAGGCCCCGGATGATGGTTGGAAATCCGGCGGCGATGATGTGCCGTTTTAG
- the rpsF gene encoding 30S ribosomal protein S6: MSEVNTRFYEGMLIFRPTLSEEELETAVKGVEKHLTKAGGQIVETRMWGKRKLAYPIARHKEGVYVLFYFNAPTSIISGVKRAVKLNEDVIRELITVTTENELSKTAI; encoded by the coding sequence ATGAGCGAAGTGAATACTCGATTCTATGAGGGCATGCTGATTTTTCGCCCCACTTTGTCTGAGGAAGAGCTCGAGACGGCCGTTAAGGGCGTCGAAAAGCATCTGACCAAAGCGGGTGGACAAATAGTTGAAACACGGATGTGGGGTAAGCGCAAATTGGCCTACCCCATCGCACGACACAAGGAAGGAGTCTACGTGCTGTTCTACTTCAATGCGCCGACTTCGATTATTTCTGGAGTAAAGCGCGCCGTGAAGTTGAACGAAGACGTGATTCGTGAACTGATCACAGTCACTACGGAAAATGAGCTGAGCAAAACTGCGATTTAA
- the dnaB gene encoding replicative DNA helicase, with product MTLQTLQSAVERIPPQNVEAEVAVLGSMLLSDEAVAIAVEVLDEKSFYLPAHQRIYASMVELYRRSKPIDLVTLVDELKKKGHVEAVGGASYLAELSAAVPTAANCHQYVQIVRDKQVLRFLISTATQVVNESFSTSGDVGELLDRAEQMIFDVSKSSVKGTFVAVKDIIRNSIETIDNLYQNKSYVTGLATGFKDLDGITSGFQKSDLVVVAGRPSMGKTAFALSIAEHAGVELQRPVALFSLEMSKEQLVQRLLCSQAKVDAHKVRTGFLSEQDWYKLTQAATRLSEAPIFIDDTPNVSGLEIRAKARRLQSRHQIELIVVDYIQLMRGGARAESRQQEISEISRSLKALARELGVPVIGISQLSRAVESRQDRRPQLSDLRESGAIEQDADVVILLLREEYYNPTEENRGKAEAIVAKQRNGPVGTVQLAFLKECARFEDISFQTT from the coding sequence TTGACCCTACAGACCCTACAATCAGCGGTTGAAAGAATACCGCCTCAGAATGTCGAAGCAGAGGTTGCTGTATTGGGATCGATGCTTCTTTCGGACGAGGCGGTTGCTATTGCAGTGGAAGTTCTGGATGAAAAGAGCTTCTATCTGCCGGCTCACCAACGGATTTATGCGTCTATGGTGGAGCTCTATAGGCGCTCTAAGCCGATTGATTTGGTCACGCTTGTTGATGAACTCAAGAAGAAGGGCCATGTTGAGGCTGTCGGCGGGGCGAGCTATTTGGCGGAACTCTCCGCAGCTGTGCCTACGGCTGCTAATTGCCATCAATATGTGCAAATTGTCCGCGACAAGCAGGTCCTGCGCTTTTTGATCTCGACTGCCACTCAGGTGGTGAACGAGAGTTTTTCGACAAGCGGGGATGTGGGCGAGCTGTTGGACCGTGCGGAACAGATGATCTTTGACGTGAGCAAGAGCTCGGTCAAGGGTACTTTTGTGGCGGTCAAGGACATTATCCGCAACAGTATTGAGACCATCGACAATCTCTATCAGAACAAGAGCTATGTCACAGGTCTGGCGACCGGCTTCAAGGATCTGGACGGAATCACCTCCGGATTTCAAAAGTCGGATTTGGTTGTCGTGGCGGGCCGTCCTTCGATGGGCAAGACGGCCTTTGCCCTGAGTATTGCGGAGCATGCGGGTGTGGAACTGCAGCGTCCTGTGGCTCTTTTTAGTCTGGAAATGTCCAAGGAGCAGCTGGTTCAGCGCCTCTTGTGCAGCCAGGCGAAGGTAGATGCCCACAAGGTGCGCACTGGGTTTCTTTCCGAACAGGACTGGTACAAGCTGACGCAGGCTGCAACCCGGCTTTCCGAAGCCCCCATCTTCATTGACGATACACCCAATGTTAGCGGGCTGGAAATCCGGGCCAAGGCCCGGCGTTTGCAGTCGCGCCATCAGATTGAGCTCATTGTGGTGGACTATATCCAGCTTATGAGGGGCGGTGCAAGGGCCGAGAGCAGGCAGCAGGAGATTTCAGAAATCTCCCGGTCTTTGAAAGCATTGGCGCGCGAACTGGGGGTGCCTGTGATTGGCATCAGCCAACTTTCCCGTGCCGTGGAGTCCAGGCAGGACAGGAGGCCTCAGCTATCCGACTTGAGGGAATCCGGCGCCATTGAGCAAGATGCCGATGTTGTCATCCTGCTTCTGAGGGAAGAATATTACAATCCGACCGAAGAGAATAGAGGCAAAGCAGAGGCTATTGTCGCCAAACAGCGAAATGGTCCGGTGGGAACTGTTCAACTGGCTTTCTTAAAGGAATGTGCTCGTTTTGAAGACATATCGTTTCAAACTACCTGA
- a CDS encoding 30S ribosomal protein S18, whose protein sequence is MSRRPRRRKVVNLPVEEIDYKDVAKLQKFTTERGKIIPSRISGLPAKQQRLITRAIKRARQVALLPYVRV, encoded by the coding sequence ATTAGTCGTAGGCCTAGACGCCGCAAGGTGGTTAATCTTCCTGTTGAGGAGATTGATTACAAGGATGTGGCCAAGCTGCAAAAATTTACGACAGAGCGGGGCAAGATTATCCCCAGTCGTATTTCCGGTCTCCCGGCAAAGCAGCAGAGGCTGATTACGCGAGCGATCAAGCGTGCCAGGCAAGTGGCGTTGTTGCCCTACGTAAGAGTGTAG
- a CDS encoding transketolase family protein, giving the protein MGDAATAKTSVAKSKKPTRDGFGEGLRELGNLRPEVVAVSGDLGDSTRAKWFGDEHPERFFEVGIAEQNLVSTAAGLALTGKIPFANSFSAFITGRAWEQIRISVCYMDANVKIVGSHGGLSVGPDGATAEALEDIAAMRILPRMTVIVPCDAEQARAATLALGDHVGPAYLRCGRAPVPVLTNPETEFEIGKARLAREGEDLTLVACGVTVYFALLAAEVLSREGIEARVLDMHTIKPLDTKALAAAAEETGALLSVEEHTIHGGLGGAIAEWLAQNANVPFKIMGVPDKFGQSGEFEELVEVYGLGPDSIAKEARKICARKG; this is encoded by the coding sequence ATGGGTGACGCGGCAACCGCAAAGACTTCGGTAGCAAAGAGCAAGAAGCCGACGCGGGACGGATTTGGGGAAGGCCTGCGCGAGCTGGGGAATCTCCGGCCGGAGGTTGTGGCCGTGAGCGGGGATCTTGGGGACTCGACGCGCGCCAAGTGGTTTGGAGATGAACACCCGGAGCGTTTTTTTGAGGTAGGAATTGCCGAGCAGAATTTAGTGAGTACGGCCGCGGGCTTGGCCCTGACGGGTAAAATCCCTTTTGCCAATTCCTTTAGCGCTTTTATCACGGGCCGGGCATGGGAACAAATCCGGATATCGGTGTGCTATATGGATGCGAATGTGAAGATTGTGGGTTCCCACGGAGGGCTTTCAGTGGGCCCGGACGGCGCGACTGCAGAGGCTCTGGAAGATATTGCCGCCATGCGCATTCTCCCCCGCATGACAGTTATCGTGCCCTGTGATGCGGAACAGGCGCGAGCGGCCACCCTGGCTTTGGGCGATCATGTGGGACCGGCCTACTTGCGCTGTGGCCGGGCCCCGGTGCCGGTTTTGACCAATCCGGAGACAGAGTTTGAAATCGGTAAGGCGCGCCTGGCGCGCGAGGGTGAGGACCTCACCCTTGTGGCTTGTGGTGTGACAGTGTATTTCGCGCTTCTCGCAGCCGAAGTCTTGAGCAGGGAAGGGATCGAAGCCCGGGTTTTGGATATGCACACGATCAAGCCTTTGGATACAAAGGCTCTGGCCGCTGCTGCGGAAGAAACCGGGGCTCTCTTGAGCGTGGAAGAACACACCATTCATGGCGGTTTGGGGGGTGCGATCGCAGAGTGGTTGGCCCAGAACGCGAACGTGCCTTTCAAGATCATGGGCGTGCCGGACAAATTCGGCCAATCCGGTGAATTTGAAGAATTGGTCGAGGTCTACGGTTTGGGGCCGGACAGTATTGCGAAAGAGGCCCGCAAGATCTGCGCCCGGAAGGGGTAA
- the bamA gene encoding outer membrane protein assembly factor BamA yields the protein MLRSILVKNYRLLILGAYLLAIGSLIPEALSQTAGDSSGGPVVREVIVSGQRATSSDTILARVKTRRGIPFSETVLNEDLKRIYAMGFFTDVSIDVKEETDGVYVTFLVVEKPVLKEVQFEGNRRIRSARLQKLMLSVAGEFLNLKQLKEDVAQIKQHYIEKGYADVSISYDYQVNAPTNEATVYVLVDEGVRLRVKAIEIAGNHTFPDKKILKIIKTRKAAWFRSGVLKQETLEEDLLRIEAFYRSEGFADAEAESVSEPDPTGKWIVTKINIIEGRRYQYGKLSITGNEVFPETELRETLAAKQGDYYSEDSLRVQVNRIKGFFFEKGYIAARVLPDTLLNEDTGQVDIVFQVMEGELSYVHKINIHGNTKTKDKVIRRELRVNPGERFDGKKLERSKQRLDNLGFFEEVRFDTTATDDPKYRDLEVEVRETKTGEVSFGAGFSSVDAFVGFAEIAQKNFDISNWGNFTGAGQDLRFRLELGSTRSDFEINFTEPWLMDRPLAAGFDLYNRTQLRSGTSGFAYDEERRGGDIRLSREIGEYLNASTLYRLEQIQISDIPAGASQDFKDEEGQNRVSAAEVGLTWDTRDSRFNPTDGLMLFGSAGLAGGPLGFDKDFTRYQATGMVYKTFFDLFTFQFRGRAGVTQAFSNTETVPIYERFFLGGANTVRGFQERDIGPRDVSGDVLGGESVVFGSIEMTFPLVENLKGAVFTDAGNVWQKADQIGSGGYQYSAGLGVRIKTPIGPVKLDYGYPLNPDDNQDDSGRFHFSMSRGFF from the coding sequence ATGCTAAGGTCCATCCTTGTGAAGAATTATCGTTTACTTATTCTGGGGGCTTATCTTCTGGCAATTGGCAGTCTGATTCCGGAAGCTCTTTCTCAAACTGCGGGAGACTCTTCCGGGGGTCCGGTCGTGCGGGAAGTGATTGTCTCCGGGCAAAGAGCGACGAGTTCAGATACGATCCTGGCGCGCGTTAAAACACGCCGCGGAATTCCCTTCTCAGAGACTGTTCTGAATGAAGACCTTAAGCGAATCTACGCGATGGGTTTTTTCACCGACGTGAGCATTGACGTCAAGGAAGAAACCGACGGCGTCTATGTGACCTTCCTTGTTGTCGAAAAGCCCGTATTGAAGGAAGTCCAATTTGAGGGTAACCGGCGGATTCGATCAGCCCGCCTGCAGAAATTGATGCTCTCTGTGGCCGGCGAATTTTTGAATTTGAAGCAGCTTAAGGAAGATGTTGCACAGATTAAGCAGCATTATATAGAGAAGGGCTACGCGGATGTCAGTATTTCTTACGACTATCAGGTCAATGCTCCGACGAACGAGGCAACAGTTTATGTTTTAGTCGACGAAGGTGTCAGGTTGCGGGTCAAGGCGATTGAAATCGCCGGTAACCATACGTTTCCCGACAAGAAGATTTTGAAAATCATCAAGACGAGGAAGGCTGCTTGGTTCCGTTCAGGGGTGCTGAAGCAGGAAACCCTTGAGGAAGACCTGCTGAGGATCGAGGCTTTCTACCGGTCTGAGGGATTTGCCGATGCCGAGGCCGAGTCTGTTTCTGAACCGGATCCGACCGGAAAGTGGATCGTAACGAAGATCAATATCATCGAGGGCCGGCGGTATCAGTACGGGAAATTGAGTATTACAGGCAACGAGGTCTTTCCTGAAACAGAATTGAGAGAGACGCTGGCGGCAAAGCAGGGAGACTATTACAGCGAAGACTCTTTGCGGGTTCAGGTCAACCGTATCAAGGGATTCTTTTTCGAAAAGGGATATATCGCTGCGCGGGTCCTGCCGGATACCCTGCTGAACGAAGACACCGGCCAGGTGGACATTGTTTTTCAGGTTATGGAAGGGGAATTGAGCTATGTTCACAAAATCAACATTCACGGCAATACCAAGACCAAGGACAAGGTCATTAGGCGTGAGTTGCGTGTCAATCCTGGCGAGCGGTTTGATGGAAAGAAGCTTGAGCGCAGCAAACAGCGTCTCGATAACCTTGGGTTCTTTGAAGAAGTCCGTTTCGATACCACAGCCACTGACGACCCGAAGTATCGGGATTTAGAGGTAGAAGTCCGCGAGACAAAGACCGGCGAGGTGAGTTTTGGCGCCGGCTTCAGCTCAGTCGATGCCTTTGTGGGCTTTGCTGAAATTGCCCAGAAGAATTTCGACATATCGAATTGGGGGAACTTTACCGGAGCGGGGCAGGATTTACGGTTTCGTTTGGAACTGGGCAGTACCCGAAGTGATTTTGAGATCAACTTCACCGAGCCTTGGTTGATGGATCGACCGCTTGCAGCCGGATTCGATCTCTATAACCGGACTCAGCTTCGAAGCGGCACTTCAGGTTTTGCTTACGATGAGGAACGGCGCGGCGGCGATATTCGTTTGAGCCGGGAAATCGGGGAATACCTGAATGCTTCGACACTTTACCGTTTGGAGCAGATTCAGATTTCGGATATTCCTGCCGGCGCTTCACAAGACTTTAAGGACGAAGAGGGGCAAAACCGGGTCAGTGCTGCGGAAGTCGGTTTGACTTGGGATACCCGGGACAGCCGGTTCAATCCAACAGATGGCCTGATGCTTTTTGGGTCTGCCGGATTGGCAGGCGGCCCTCTTGGGTTTGATAAGGATTTTACCCGGTATCAGGCTACGGGAATGGTCTACAAGACATTCTTTGATCTGTTTACTTTTCAATTCCGGGGTCGTGCCGGAGTGACACAGGCCTTCTCGAATACGGAAACAGTCCCGATTTACGAGCGGTTCTTCCTGGGTGGGGCCAATACGGTTCGCGGCTTTCAAGAGCGGGATATCGGCCCCCGGGATGTTTCCGGCGATGTACTCGGGGGGGAGTCCGTTGTATTTGGAAGTATAGAAATGACATTCCCGCTGGTGGAGAATCTGAAGGGGGCGGTTTTTACCGATGCCGGTAATGTTTGGCAAAAAGCAGATCAGATCGGAAGCGGGGGTTATCAGTATTCGGCTGGCCTGGGTGTGCGTATCAAGACCCCTATCGGGCCGGTTAAGCTCGACTACGGTTATCCGTTGAATCCGGACGATAATCAGGATGACAGCGGAAGGTTCCACTTCTCAATGTCCAGAGGGTTTTTCTAA
- the ispE gene encoding 4-(cytidine 5'-diphospho)-2-C-methyl-D-erythritol kinase, whose translation MRTKCLDAPAKLNLALFVLGKRGDGYHELLTLFERLDLCDSLKVGLDPLGPAGVALQCSAPELEGPGNLAYRAAGAFLSAAGIEAQVEIELEKRIPVARGLGGGSSDAAAVLKALNELAGFPLKAEALWNLGAGLGADVPFFLRESPWALGRGRGDEIEALELPWELKHLLVVPAIGHSTPEVYGALDAGVHRDRVPPEFVEALCRKDLEQTLRTAANDLEKSAVISEKGVVPEILKWVRSRGLSQARMSGSGSAVFAVLEKNEKVGAMVEDLESRGLGQAFVVQTQLGS comes from the coding sequence TTGAGGACAAAGTGCCTCGATGCCCCGGCAAAGTTGAACTTAGCCTTGTTTGTCCTCGGAAAGCGCGGGGACGGGTACCACGAACTTTTGACGCTCTTTGAACGGCTGGATCTGTGTGATTCCCTGAAGGTGGGTTTGGACCCTCTGGGTCCAGCGGGGGTTGCTCTTCAATGCAGCGCGCCCGAATTGGAAGGCCCTGGGAATTTGGCTTATCGGGCTGCCGGGGCTTTTCTCAGTGCAGCAGGGATCGAAGCGCAGGTTGAGATTGAGCTCGAAAAGAGGATTCCTGTGGCCAGGGGTTTGGGCGGGGGGTCCTCCGATGCGGCCGCTGTGCTCAAGGCACTCAATGAATTGGCGGGATTTCCTCTTAAGGCAGAGGCCCTTTGGAACTTGGGGGCCGGCCTGGGAGCGGACGTGCCCTTCTTCCTCCGAGAGAGCCCGTGGGCGCTGGGCCGGGGGCGGGGTGATGAGATCGAGGCTCTGGAGTTGCCGTGGGAACTGAAACATCTTTTGGTGGTGCCGGCGATTGGACATTCGACGCCGGAAGTATACGGGGCTCTGGATGCCGGAGTTCATCGCGACAGAGTGCCTCCCGAATTTGTCGAAGCACTTTGCCGGAAGGATCTTGAGCAGACTTTGAGGACTGCGGCAAATGATCTGGAGAAAAGCGCGGTGATCTCTGAAAAGGGTGTGGTGCCGGAAATCCTGAAGTGGGTGCGAAGCCGGGGTTTGAGTCAGGCGAGAATGTCCGGCAGTGGTTCAGCCGTGTTTGCAGTGCTTGAAAAGAATGAAAAAGTCGGGGCTATGGTGGAGGACCTTGAGTCCAGAGGCCTCGGGCAAGCGTTTGTAGTGCAGACTCAGTTAGGAAGCTGA
- a CDS encoding NTP transferase domain-containing protein, with translation MANPSKLAVLILAAGKGSRMNTDVPKVLTKVGGRPMIQEILEKAGGLQAERTVVVLGHQIDVVRPFLPEYVEVVRQQELLGTAHAVNAARSAFEGFEGDVIIMYGDTPFLMEGTISRIVERHNESGAACTLLTVEHPDPKGYGRIVRAEDGRVLSIVEELDATEEQRDIHEINVGLYCFRRRDLFEALQEVKANPRKGEYYLTDVIEILGSKGVCVEAVKSKDALEAFGVNSLEDLEKARNEMAKKGQNGQ, from the coding sequence GTGGCGAATCCATCAAAACTGGCAGTATTGATTTTGGCTGCGGGCAAAGGGTCCCGTATGAACACCGACGTGCCCAAGGTACTGACCAAGGTCGGGGGCCGGCCCATGATTCAGGAGATTCTTGAAAAGGCCGGGGGACTCCAGGCAGAGCGCACGGTGGTGGTTTTGGGGCATCAGATTGACGTGGTGCGTCCCTTTTTACCGGAATATGTGGAAGTGGTCCGGCAACAGGAGCTCTTGGGCACCGCCCATGCCGTGAACGCGGCGCGCAGCGCCTTCGAGGGTTTTGAGGGCGATGTGATCATCATGTACGGCGATACGCCTTTCCTTATGGAGGGAACCATCTCCAGGATTGTGGAGCGCCATAATGAGTCCGGAGCCGCGTGCACTCTGTTGACGGTTGAACACCCGGATCCCAAGGGCTACGGGCGAATCGTACGGGCCGAAGACGGAAGAGTTCTCTCGATTGTGGAGGAACTCGATGCCACTGAGGAACAGCGTGATATCCACGAAATCAATGTGGGCCTTTATTGTTTCCGGCGCCGTGACCTCTTTGAAGCCTTGCAGGAGGTCAAAGCCAATCCGCGCAAAGGCGAATACTATTTGACGGATGTGATTGAGATTTTGGGGAGCAAAGGCGTATGCGTGGAGGCAGTGAAATCCAAGGACGCGCTGGAGGCCTTTGGGGTGAACTCCCTGGAGGATTTAGAAAAGGCCCGGAACGAAATGGCCAAGAAGGGGCAAAATGGACAGTGA
- a CDS encoding aminoacyl-tRNA hydrolase, whose translation MKMIVGLGNPGRRYQNTRHNIGFMVMDRIFQSVPAQQRGTWRFEHEAETSDVHWQSGKVKLVKPQTFMNLSGISVAALLRYYKLGSEECMVICDDVNLPLGSLRLRPEGSGGGHNGLASVIQHLGTENFARLRLGVGPAPEELALEDFVLQQVSPEGIRSWQDQVEDAVKACSMWLSEGIDKAMNVFNKRHTE comes from the coding sequence GTGAAAATGATCGTGGGTCTGGGCAACCCCGGAAGGCGTTACCAGAATACACGCCACAATATTGGTTTTATGGTGATGGACCGGATCTTTCAGTCGGTACCCGCGCAGCAGCGGGGGACTTGGAGATTCGAACACGAAGCGGAAACCTCGGACGTGCATTGGCAGTCCGGGAAAGTAAAACTGGTCAAGCCACAGACCTTTATGAATCTTTCGGGGATATCTGTGGCAGCTCTCCTTCGCTACTACAAACTCGGTAGTGAAGAGTGCATGGTGATCTGTGACGATGTGAATCTGCCACTCGGAAGTTTGCGATTGAGGCCCGAGGGTTCGGGCGGCGGCCATAACGGTTTGGCATCGGTGATTCAGCATTTGGGTACAGAAAATTTCGCCCGTCTGAGACTGGGTGTCGGACCTGCGCCTGAGGAGTTGGCCCTGGAGGATTTTGTACTTCAGCAGGTCAGCCCAGAAGGGATCCGGTCCTGGCAGGATCAGGTCGAAGATGCGGTAAAGGCTTGTTCAATGTGGTTGAGCGAGGGGATTGATAAGGCAATGAATGTGTTCAATAAAAGGCACACGGAGTGA
- a CDS encoding 50S ribosomal protein L25, which translates to MAVYDLAASLRDLAGKGPAKKMRREGRIPCVVYSKDHEAVGLSVDTREFQRALRTEAGENVIIELAYPESGKSKKHNVLVKEIQEHPVSGGILHVDFVGIDLKEKIQVSVPVAIKGAAVGVKRDGGVMEHVMWEIEVECLPTAIPSEIQVNVSELGMNEALHVKDLKMPEGVESLEDADAVVVTVVPPRAEEAAAPLEEGEELQQPEVIGEKKEDEEAASEKE; encoded by the coding sequence ATGGCTGTATACGATCTAGCTGCAAGTCTGAGAGATTTGGCCGGGAAAGGCCCCGCCAAGAAAATGCGACGGGAGGGGCGGATTCCCTGTGTTGTTTATAGCAAGGACCATGAGGCAGTAGGCTTGAGTGTGGATACTCGAGAGTTTCAAAGGGCCTTGCGCACCGAGGCCGGTGAAAATGTCATTATTGAGTTGGCCTATCCCGAATCCGGTAAATCCAAAAAGCACAATGTCCTCGTCAAAGAAATCCAGGAGCATCCCGTGAGCGGGGGCATTCTCCATGTGGATTTTGTGGGGATCGATCTCAAGGAAAAGATTCAGGTCAGTGTTCCGGTTGCCATAAAGGGTGCGGCTGTGGGTGTGAAGCGCGACGGAGGGGTGATGGAACACGTGATGTGGGAAATTGAGGTCGAGTGTCTTCCCACGGCGATTCCTTCAGAAATCCAGGTGAATGTGTCCGAGCTCGGGATGAACGAGGCCCTGCATGTAAAGGACTTGAAAATGCCCGAAGGGGTTGAGTCTCTGGAGGATGCAGATGCGGTTGTCGTGACGGTGGTTCCGCCGAGAGCTGAAGAGGCCGCTGCCCCGCTCGAAGAGGGTGAAGAGCTTCAGCAGCCGGAAGTCATCGGCGAGAAGAAGGAAGACGAAGAGGCCGCTTCGGAGAAAGAGTAG
- a CDS encoding ribose-phosphate pyrophosphokinase: protein MDSDLAIFTGSANPGLAMEIAETMAGSTADALVGRFSEGEIRLKINENVRGKDVFVVQPTCSPVNDNLMELLIMMDALKRSSARRITAVIPYYGYARQDRKDQPRVPITAKLVANLITIAGASRVLTLDLHAQQIQGFFDIPVDHLYAVNVFAEHLHTLGLKNPVVVSPDVGGIKMARAYAKRLSAPLAVIDKRRLSPEKAEVMNLIGEVKGRPVVIVDDIVATAGSLLEACKALKENGAGDIYATITHPVLSGNALERLDEAPLKSLAVTNSIPLSEEKRKHPKIKQLSVAQLLGEAIHRIHNEESVSSLFD, encoded by the coding sequence ATGGACAGTGATCTAGCAATCTTTACAGGGAGTGCCAATCCGGGACTGGCAATGGAGATTGCCGAGACCATGGCTGGGAGTACAGCCGATGCATTGGTTGGGCGATTTAGCGAAGGGGAGATTCGGCTCAAGATCAACGAAAACGTCCGCGGCAAGGATGTCTTTGTGGTCCAGCCGACTTGCAGCCCGGTCAATGACAACCTGATGGAATTGCTGATCATGATGGACGCTCTGAAGCGTTCCTCTGCGCGCCGCATTACCGCAGTCATTCCTTATTACGGTTATGCGCGTCAAGACCGCAAAGACCAGCCCCGCGTGCCCATTACTGCAAAGCTGGTGGCCAATCTCATTACCATTGCCGGGGCATCCAGGGTTTTGACCTTGGACTTACACGCTCAGCAGATTCAAGGTTTTTTTGATATTCCTGTGGACCATCTGTATGCGGTAAACGTGTTTGCGGAACATCTCCACACGCTCGGACTCAAGAACCCGGTGGTGGTGAGTCCTGATGTGGGAGGAATTAAGATGGCACGCGCGTATGCTAAGCGCCTGAGTGCCCCTCTCGCTGTAATCGATAAAAGGCGGCTTAGTCCGGAAAAGGCGGAGGTCATGAACCTCATAGGCGAGGTCAAGGGGCGTCCTGTAGTGATTGTGGACGATATTGTGGCTACGGCCGGTTCTTTGTTGGAGGCCTGTAAGGCCCTCAAAGAGAACGGCGCCGGGGACATTTACGCGACCATTACTCATCCTGTGCTTTCGGGCAACGCGCTTGAAAGGCTGGATGAAGCTCCTCTTAAGTCTCTGGCAGTAACCAATAGTATTCCTCTCAGTGAGGAAAAGAGAAAACACCCCAAAATCAAGCAGCTTTCAGTGGCGCAGCTTTTGGGGGAGGCGATCCATAGAATTCACAATGAAGAGTCAGTGAGTAGTCTGTTTGACTGA